From Apium graveolens cultivar Ventura chromosome 9, ASM990537v1, whole genome shotgun sequence, the proteins below share one genomic window:
- the LOC141682548 gene encoding homeobox-leucine zipper protein ROC1-like isoform X1 gives MDFLRYLQVTWIEHNEVDYSYVPTMFRELVSSGFAFRAKHWIATLNRQCERLKLLMEDNSDGRKRLLQLSQRISRSYNEAVRGSTENHWQPLPTTNGENILVKTSFNVDNPGHPHGVIITVATSLKLPVPLIDVFKFPNYGSNRSKWDILSHECATQDLAYFATGREASSRVSLVAVELFEFPCFELLI, from the exons ATGGATTTTCTAAG GTATTTACAGGTTACATGGATTGAGCATAATGAAGTTGATTACAGTTACGTTCCTACCATGTTCAGAGAACTAGTTTCTTCAGGCTTTGCATTTCGTGCAAAACACTGGATAGCTACATTGAATAGGCAGTGTGAGAGACTCAAATTACTCATGGAGGACAACAGTG ATGGAAGGAAGAGGTTACTGCAACTCTCTCAGAGAATTAGTAGAAGTTACAATGAGGCTGTGAGAGGTTCAACGGAGAACCATTGGCAACCATTGCCAACTACGAATGGTGAAAACATACTAGTAAAGACAAGCTTTAATGTAGATAATCCAGGGCATCCTCATGGCGTCATTATAACTGTTGCAACATCTTTGAAACTACCAGTCCCACTAATTGATGTTTTCAAATTTCCTAACTATGGGAGTAACCGCAGCAAG TGGGATATCCTCTCTCATGAATGTGCAACTCAAGATCTAGCATACTTTGCCACTGGCCGTGAGGCATCAAGTCGTGTTTCCCTAGTAGCAGTTGAG CTCTTTGAATTTCCCTGTTTCGAATTGTTGATTTAG
- the LOC141682548 gene encoding homeobox-leucine zipper protein ROC1-like isoform X2, whose amino-acid sequence MDFLRYLQVTWIEHNEVDYSYVPTMFRELVSSGFAFRAKHWIATLNRQCERLKLLMEDNSDGRKRLLQLSQRISRSYNEAVRGSTENHWQPLPTTNGENILVKTSFNVDNPGHPHGVIITVATSLKLPVPLIDVFKFPNYGSNRSKWDILSHECATQDLAYFATGREASSRVSLVAVEGTQRQEL is encoded by the exons ATGGATTTTCTAAG GTATTTACAGGTTACATGGATTGAGCATAATGAAGTTGATTACAGTTACGTTCCTACCATGTTCAGAGAACTAGTTTCTTCAGGCTTTGCATTTCGTGCAAAACACTGGATAGCTACATTGAATAGGCAGTGTGAGAGACTCAAATTACTCATGGAGGACAACAGTG ATGGAAGGAAGAGGTTACTGCAACTCTCTCAGAGAATTAGTAGAAGTTACAATGAGGCTGTGAGAGGTTCAACGGAGAACCATTGGCAACCATTGCCAACTACGAATGGTGAAAACATACTAGTAAAGACAAGCTTTAATGTAGATAATCCAGGGCATCCTCATGGCGTCATTATAACTGTTGCAACATCTTTGAAACTACCAGTCCCACTAATTGATGTTTTCAAATTTCCTAACTATGGGAGTAACCGCAGCAAG TGGGATATCCTCTCTCATGAATGTGCAACTCAAGATCTAGCATACTTTGCCACTGGCCGTGAGGCATCAAGTCGTGTTTCCCTAGTAGCAGTTGAG GGAACACAAAGGCAAGAACTATAA